CGGTTTTCGCCGCGTAATCCGTGAACGCCACGACGCTGACTCCCGCGATCGGTCCGCCGCCGGACGAGGACTCCACGCGAATGCGGATCGAGGCGCCCGATTTGCCTTTGTGTTTCTTCTTGTCTGGCGTTACCGAATGCCGCGGCGCGACAGCAGGATGAAAATAGGCCATCGGCACAATCCGCAGTCCGGGATGAGCGGCCCGCAACTCCGATGCCCGGTCGGGATGCATCTCGACCAGCTTGGCCCCGTCGTCGTGAACCGAATCGACCACGCGCACGCCCGGCCGTTGGTGCAGAGTGCGGAGAGCATCGCCGACGGTGGGGCTCGAGTGCGGCGGCCGCGCTTTCAATCCGCGCGTGGGCAGCACAATAAAACGTGTTAGTTTCTTGCTTGTCTTTGCCACGGCTGGAAAGGGTACAGTAATACCGGGCACGATACCAAGGCCGGCATGGGGTTCTTCGATATGTCAACGACGCATCACCCCACAGGGCTTCGTTCATTCCACGGCGCGACGCTTTGCTCGTATTCCATCGGATCGCCGTAGCCTTCGGTCTTCACTCCCAGCTGCCGCAGCGCATCCAGCGCCATCAGCCTTCGATGCGCATTGAACGTCATGATGTGCGCAAAGACTCCGCCGAAGGTGAAGGTCTCCGCCGGCTCGCACAGAGCGTCGACAAAGGTGTCATCCCAGCCGCTCCTGGCGCCGACCCGCTTGAAGATCCCGTGCAGTTCCTCATCCGTCCTCTCGAGCCGCTCGCGCATCGCCTGAGGCGACCGCAGTTCCGGCGGAGTGCCGTTGATGTGCGGCATGTCATGGCCGGCCAGCGCGGCGGCCCAGACTTCTTTCGTGAATATGATGTTTTCGAGCAGTTGCCGCAGTGTCCTGTTCGACTCCCGCCAGGGCAGCAGTTCGACGATGGCCGGAAGCGGACGATCGAGTTGTTCATCGTTCAAAGCACCGGCATACTCCAGCAGCTTGTGTGTGTGCCACGAATCGTTTCCTGCAAAACGATCGAAGAGATCCA
This genomic interval from Terriglobia bacterium contains the following:
- a CDS encoding helix-turn-helix domain-containing protein yields the protein MMSKRDMRIRLSGVVRDSLDDGQTTEEMARLVYQSRTQFHRVFRAIIEETPAAMRRRLLLERAAFELAHSAKSVTEIAIDANYGSLEAFTRAFRKAFRTSPSLFRRMRVNHIHLPAPNEIHFAGFASHSKGATRMDLFDRFAGNDSWHTHKLLEYAGALNDEQLDRPLPAIVELLPWRESNRTLRQLLENIIFTKEVWAAALAGHDMPHINGTPPELRSPQAMRERLERTDEELHGIFKRVGARSGWDDTFVDALCEPAETFTFGGVFAHIMTFNAHRRLMALDALRQLGVKTEGYGDPMEYEQSVAPWNERSPVG